A stretch of Hoplias malabaricus isolate fHopMal1 chromosome 10, fHopMal1.hap1, whole genome shotgun sequence DNA encodes these proteins:
- the rpa2 gene encoding replication protein A 32 kDa subunit, with the protein MWNQGSYGEASMGGGYTQSPGGFGSPAASQGGDKKGRTRAQQIVPCTVSQLMSAAQSEDVFRVGDVDVAQVTIVGIIRSTDKSMTNIQYKVDDMTAAPMDVKQWVDTEDPSVDSSVIPPNTYVKVSGNLRSFQNNRSLVAFSVRPLEDMNEITSHMLEVVQAHMLLSKPQTMTGGGGMNSSIMQISRPGMGGMALTGGYSGAVSSVNNGLSPNQNQVLSLIKSCPEPQGISIQELKQRLSGMSMTVIRQVVDFLSNEGHIFSTIDEDHFRSTDQDA; encoded by the exons ATGTGGAATCAAG GAAGCTATGGAGAAGCCAGCATGGGTGGTGGATACACACAGTCACCAGGGGGCTTTGGCTCACCTGCAGCGTCTCAGGGAGGAGACAAAAAAGGG agaACAAGGGCACAACAGATTGTTCCCTGCACAGTTTCACAACTCATGTCTGCAGCACAATCAGAGGATGTCTTCAGAGTGGGCGACGTTGACGTTGCACAG GTCACTATTGTAGGTATCATCAGAAGCACAGATAAATCCATGACTAACATCCAATACAAAGTGGATGACATGACAGCTGCCCCGATGGATGTGAAGCAATGGGTTGACACAGAG GATCCCAGTGTGGATAGCTCAGTCATCCCACCAAATACATATGTCAAGGTCTCTGGCAACCTTCGATCTTTTCAG AATAACAGGTCTTTGGTGGCATTCAGTGTCCGGCCTTTAGAAGACATGAATGAGATAACATCACATATGCTGGAGGTTGTACAAGCTCATATGCTGCTTAGCAAACCACAAACCATG ACAGGGGGAGGAGGAATGAACAGTAGCATCATGCAAATATCACGTCCTGGCATGGGTGGCATGGCCTTGACAGGGGGCTATTCTGGTGCCGTTTCTTCGGTCAATAATGGTTTGAGCCCTAATCAAAACCAG GTTTTATCCTTGATAAAGAGCTGCCCAGAGCCTCAGGGCATCAGTATACAGGAGCTAAAGCAGAGATTGAGTGGCATGAGCATGACTGTGATCAG ACAGGTTGTGGACTTCCTCAGCAATGAAGGACATATTTTCTCTACTATTGACGAAGACCACTTCAGATCCACAGATCAAGATGCCTAA
- the smpdl3b gene encoding acid sphingomyelinase-like phosphodiesterase 3b: MESIWKILFLSCLSVYGQSKVLSGSFWHITDLHWDPTYNLNNGNLAFACNSSGNRPTPDAGKFGDYLCDSPWELINSSIHAMRDILPEPDFIIWTGDDTPHVPNEDLGEEAVLRIIGNLTHKIKELFPNTKVYSALGNHDYHPKSQLPPEQNNIYVQIQKLWEDWLDPASRVTFKRGGYYTEKLLNQTGLRVLVLNTNLYYDQNSVTENIKDPAEQFKWADQVLSEAKKNKEKVYILGHVPPGLFEKKRHKPWFQPQFNKNYLELIQKYHDIIFGQFFGHHHTDSFRMFYKSGFPINAMFLTPGITPWKTTLPGVEDGANNPGIRVFEYDVKTLLVKDIVTYYLNLTHANIARPRWEKEYRLTETFMVPDASPVSMHRVLERIAEESCYLQKYYKFNSVNYDLALCDADCRVDHVCAMREVDFEDYKQCVVKEGASSTAPILFNVAIAVTLSMWASY; the protein is encoded by the exons ATGGAGTCTATCTGGAAAATACTTTTTCTCAGCTGTTTATCTGTCTATGGGCAAAGCAAAGTGTTGTCTG GTAGTTTCTGGCATATCACAGACCTCCATTGGGATCCGACCTACAATCTAAATAATGGAAACTTAGCATTTGCCTGTAACTCAAGTGGAAACCGCCCAACACCCGATGCGGGTAAATTTGGAGACTATCTCTGTGATTCACCATGGGAGCtcattaattcatccattcacgCAATGAGGGATATCCTGCCTGAACCAGACTTCATCATTTGGACAGG AGATGATACACCTCATGTACCCAATGAAGATCTGGGAGAAGAAGCGGTCCTGAGAATAATTGGAAACCTCACCCACAAAATAAAAGAGCTGTTTCCTA acACTAAGGTCTACTCAGCTCTGGGAAATCATGACTACCATCCAAAGAGCCAGCTGCCACCTGAGCAAAACAACATTTatgtacaaatacaaaaactTTGGGAAGACTGGCTGGATCCTGCATCGAGAGTTACATTTAAAAGAG GTGGATATTACACAGAGAAACTGCTAAATCAAACGGGTCTCAGAGTCCTGGTTCTCAATACCAATTTGTATTATGACCAGAATAGTGTCACAGAAAATATCAAAGATCCAGCAGAACAATTCAAATGGGCAGATCAAGTGCTATCAGaggcaaagaaaaacaaagaaaag GTATATATTTTGGGCCATGTTCCTCCTGGTTTATTTGAGAAGAAACGACATAAGCCATGGTTTCAGCCTCAGTTCAATAAAAACTACTTGGAGCTTATTCAGAAGTACCATGATATCATATTTGGGCAGTTCTTTGGTCATCACCACACTGACAGCTTTCGAATGTTCTACAAATCAG GATTTCCAATAAATGCAATGTTCCTGACTCCAGGAATCACACCTTGGAAAACAACACTGCCTGGAGTAGAGGATGGGGCAAACAACCCTGGCATTCGAGTGTTTGAGTATGATGTTAAAACACTCCTGGTTAAG GATATTGTGACCTACTACCTAAATCTGACACATGCAAACATTGCCCGGCCACGCTGGGAGAAGGAGTATCGTCTGACTGAGACATTCATGGTGCCAGATGCCTCTCCAGTGTCCATGCATCGTGTTTTAGAGCGGATAGCTGAAGAGAGCTGCTACCTGCAGAAATACTACAAGTTCAACTCGGTGAACTACGACCTGGCATTATGTGATGCCGACTGCCGTGTTGACCATGTGTGTGCTATGCGAGAGGTGGACTTTGAGGACTATAAACAATGTGTGGTAAAGGAGGGGGCATCTTCCACTGCCCCAATACTGTTTAATGTAGCTATAGCAGTGACTCTAAGCATGTGGGCCAGCTATTAA